The Lycorma delicatula isolate Av1 chromosome 2, ASM4794821v1, whole genome shotgun sequence DNA window TACGCCACTGATTCAATGACTTTGTTCTGGTTGAATTTGCAGGTAAGAGgtcaaagaaataatttgtttgccAAATTAGGGGAAAAGAAACTGATAATTATCcaataaatttcttaaagaaaagagagagatttttggattttcttcttTCCACAACAGAAGGACATCAGTCTTGTGTCTGCAAGTGATACTGTTATGTAGCTACCTGAACCGTCATTAGCAGATGGCACATTAAAGGCTGCTTCCACCATATCATTCAGTATGGATTTGTCACTGTATAATGTAGATTGATGTTTCTGTAGTTTTTAACTGATGTTTTAATTGATGTTTTCTGTAGTTTAACTAGAAATATGTTATATTTCacgaacataaatataattacaccTAATTAAtggttttcattcatttaatgaaacatattaataaattaagtctcaCCAACTCCTGATAAATTCCTAAGACAAACATTGTTCATTGTTCTTAAAATTCGGGCAGTGGATACCAGTGACAAAAACATGTCATACTTGTGACAGAAAAGAACCtctcttatttataaaaagggACAATTAGTATTCTTGCCATGGATCATGATCACTGTAGAATGATTTTTCACATTATTACCAGTTAACAGATTAATATCCATTAAATTCACAGATGTTTACAACAGTAAGCGTGCAAGTGGTGTAAGCTGTCCATTTTTTGTAACACCCAAGACAAAACATTGTATTTAGGATATCAggacaatttaaaaagaataactttaaaaatatgaatgaaaatgtaaattaaactaaAGAGAATATGGatcaaatgtaaataaagtgaatAAGAAAATTCACAATAAGTctcaaattgaagaaaaattaggTAACCTTAGTATAGAACTTAGAAAAGAAGTAGAAAGAGTTAAGTCTGATTTAGAtggttttaaaatagattttaagttaGAGGATAGGTTAGTTAAGGTCGAACAACTAGTTAATGATAATTTAGGgactaatgtaaataatattatagatgTTAGCCATAAGGATATCACATGGGCAACAAAAGTAGCCTGTAGCGCTGGAGAATCTTTTGTAAATGGTTCACAGGACAAAGATCAGGCACATCATCATAGATGGGATGTCCTATGGTGTGAAGATACTAAATTTCGACAGAAGTACATCTTGAGCTGTCTTCAAGTAGCAATTCAATGCGACATCCATTCATAATAATTGGACAACAGCACCAGAGAAGACCACATTCCAAGCAGTGGAAGTTCTCAAAAGTGTACAATCCATGGTCAGCTATGACATCATCATAATACTAGAGGATCACTTTGGACAGCACAACTTGCCGGCTATCTACAAGTGTAAGTCCAGAAGGCTAATGAGACACTGCAGGAATTTGCTTGTTATCAAGCAACTAGCTCAACAAACATTAGTCAGGCTGTCACCGGGATACACCCAGGAGGGGGCAGCACACAATTTCATTGATGGGCTTTGGGATGTCGAGATCAAGAAACATCTTCCTCTCGGATCAGCGAACTCAGTCAACAACACCCTTACTCAGGCTCTGTGACTGGAGGCAGCCAATGCGCTGTCTTGTCATATTTCTTGTCTTCGAAGAATGAGATTCAACTGCAATGAAGCATCAGAAGATAACATCAAGACTTCTGTGAAGGCACCAGGTACCAGAACAATTTATACGGAAGATGGATGAATGCTTGCTGCAGAACCAAAGAACAGGGGTTGACCAGTCTGTTGGAACTGCGGTGGAAAGGAGCATTTGAAAATTGACTGCAAGAAATCAACAAGAAGATGAAGAACTAATCTGTGGATATCAGCAACATCATCGCCCTCACATCGCAAAGTTTTTTACATGTTTCAACGATTAGAAGAGGATCCAACAGCTTGATTGTTGACAGTGAAATTGGAGATCGTCCATGTCACGGGAGCATTGGTATCCATCGCTAGACCGGACATTGTCAGTGGATGTGAAAAGAAGAAACTGGAACAACTTTATGTCATCAGTATTGCATCTTGAGATACAATACCGCtgctgaattctggtttttattatttaactacctTTAAACAAATCcttatttgaaatactattttgtatctaatttattttttattattgttgtggttatactattatcattattattcatcaaCTAACTACTATCAtaattaaattcatgaaaaataaagttatattatgaagcaaaggaattaaatattcatatagataaaattttaaactattttacaatGGAATTAGAAACTGGCCATAGGGAAAGAGGAGCATCCcaatgtcttaaaaaaaattatatactcacTTTATGAGTAGATGAAATTCCATATACTGTCCCAAAAGTTTTTAAGAACAAATTTCCTATTAGTATAATATGTCTTGGGTGAAATTGAGTGATCTGTGgaccaaaattaaaaacttatacaataaagtgataaaataacAGCAGAATCTGTAAGTTTACTTCATCCTTCTCAAATATATTTGAAAGATTAAGAGATAAATAGATTAGCATTACATCTTTGTAAAATGATTAGTGGCAGAGCAGTATGtgtatagaaaaaaaggaaattcatcATAAGGGCACAGGtaatttatgtagaaaagtaaCAGATTCAAGAGAAAAGTTTTTATCATATATTAGacttaagtaaatgttttaactGTGTGAATTGTGAACtacaaaaacaggaaaaatatgtATAACCGATAGTCAATAAATAGCAGGAAaacaaataaacagtaaaaaatatatcaaaattctaTCAACTCcagtttatcaaaatattatcagAGTGCTCAGTTCAATATTGTCTTTGCCAAATCAGTGATCAGTTAAGTGACCATcagttattaagtttattaatataatacaagccTGGACAATACAAAATGCAGATAGAATCCAATGCTAATAAAAATGCATTAGAGAGAATTACATGCAgcgatttaacaatttttacaacttattttgctaacaactgaaaataaactgattttatgagttttaaaaattaatatggtgAACAAGAAAATAACACTACAGGGATGAAAGGTTTATAGTATACTCATACTATAAAAGTTATCTGTAATGAAGTTCTTTGGGTATAATAACTGATATGTCTTCAAACCACATAAATtacttttgcaataaaataattcaaatatttttgctctaatataattatgtatgctAGATAGATTGATGAGAACAAATATATAACAGACTGATaacttttaatacataatataccACATTTTTTTTAGCATACATTGAACTGTATATATTTAAGCAGATcctcatttattttatatctttggaTGTGTTATGCAGCAGAATAAATTCTACAgcagtaaaaacattattatgtgCCTTCAATCTATTGTTTTCCCTTAACACATACCACATACTAAGACAAATTTGTCTAAAcacatataatatgtatataagaaCCATAATATTTATGTGATATACAGTTTCATGCAGCATACATTATTCCAGACTGCAAATGTAGGGGATTTTTTCTCAAAGAGTTCTTCCTactgaatttattacattatttattgtataaagagTTTGGGAGATGTCTGTAGATAagcagttgatttttttttcaccatatATAATTCACCCATCACACATTACCAATCATAATATAAGCCCCCATTCGACCGGGCAGTATAATTGTGTGGGATTTATAGAAAGCATACGATGACATTCCTAACTTATCAAATATGTGATTTTAGCATTACACTATCAATTATATGCTTAATTCTGTTGATCCCTTGGTCCACAAGTAAACTGTAGTCTTTACAGGCttctaccaaattaaaaaaaaatagatctgaATGCAGAACAAATTCCACGTACTAGACTTATATTCATGTGAATTCATGTAGCAGAGATGCAACTGGAATAATGACATGTTTGAACAGATAATGACAGAAATTGCTATCTTCTGGCCATTTCACAGTGACCACAAATTATGTCACaacatcaaaattattcattaaaatcttttcaattttaaatgtatgtacaTATCTTTCATTATagtattactaatataaatacattttagtgTCAGGACTCTGTGCAAAGACCCTaagaaaagggaatgaaaaaaGGAAAGGATCCTGAGAAAAGACCCTAAACACAGtatatttaggaaataaaaagaCTAAAATGTTGTTTCTGAGCTTTGCTAGCTCTAGAcgattaataatacaaattgggtaattataacaatatttgaaacaaGTAAAACTTCTGTTATAACAGGCtattctattcataaaaaaaattattaatagttaaaaactctaaaaaaattattgtccatcttttattttccattaatttatcagatttttttctgattaatcaTTCTTAATTACAAAGGTTTTCTGATtgattgtttgtaattttactttatgataatttttaatcagtcttgtaataatataaatatttacacagaaaaatattaatccttgacaccatatataaatgaaagtatttttattcttaaattcaaGTAAATATGCAGGTAAAAGCCAAGCAATTTGAGCTGTAACCcataataataccaataaaatagATTCTTTCAATGAGAATTTTAAGTGAGGAATAACTACTGGAACTATAGATAGAAACCATATGAAATACTGACATGTAAGAACAGTGTTATAAGTAACCATAATAAATGCAAGTAATAAGtgacaaaaattaatatgattagcTGAACCGTAAACAAATGATACTACAGATAAGAGAATAATCTGtggtaaaacaattaataatctcTGAAGAAATGGAATATCAACAACTGATGATAGATACTGGAGgtaaaagaatacagaaaaattatgtcGTACGTCTTTCCTTTTTATATGATATAAGAAACTTTCATTGAGAAATGTGTATCCGTAACATGAATAATAAAACCATGTAATCAAAATTAGAGTAAAAACACAGGCGAAAACCAGTTTAAACCTAGCACGATTgggaagtaaatttattattatctttttatagaaCATACTACAGCTCCTGATACTACTTTTATTATCATTTGGTATGGATAAATACATACACAGACTAAATATGATCGGATATATTCTGAAATGGATGGACATACCATGAAGAAATCCAGCCAATAAGTGATATTCACTTTTCATAGCTAATAAAGTACTTAAAACAAACAGCGACGACAGTGAATCTGCATTACCTCTTGTCGAAATAATTATTGTCATCGGATTGTACAGCCAGAAAAATACACACCAAAGCTTTGTATTTTTATCGATCTTATCGAATGTTAAAAGTCTTTctataaatatacacaaaattatatcgcataaagagaataaaaattttccccaagtatgatgaataaatatatttgggGTTAATATATAAGCCAATAATGGTGAATAGCGATATGTCTTTCTTTTATAAGGACTATCtccattaattacataaaatgcaGCATCTGTAAATACTTTATAGTCTACATCAGTATACTTAACTTCAGAAATCTCATCCTGAATGGAACTAAATATAATCATGAATGTTCTTAAAAGAAAACCAATTTTGTAGTGGAAACCAAATGAGGAAATCATATTAATATCTTATTCTATAAATCAGTATAACACTCaaacacacattttaaaaaatccattgagTTCGCGCAGAGGAACTAAATATatcactaataaatatatatttttttatttcatttgactattatatttttataaatcattttactaCCTTACATTATTACTACAgtcttcactaaaaatttaaatttttgtaccaAGCTTTCCAGCACTTTTTGACAGACaagttctaaattttttgaattcctCTTggcatattcctttttttaaattatcttgagAACTGCTTACACATGCTGCATAACTTGCTGCTTCAGACTTACAATCCAAAAGAAGTTTAGAAAACTGTATATACCTATTCCTAGCTTTATTCACAGATTCCAtttattcctgaaaaataaatcccaataagtcattaaaaaacacaattagGAACTATGCAAGGACATGAATACGTAAAATAATGGAGTACTTACTCGTGTAACCTAAATGGTtagttataagtataaaatatatctgTCCAGGCTACTAaagatactttaaatataaacaaaacaattaatgcATTAATCCGATTAGGTAAGATTTAATGAAGACTAGGAGAAGATTTAACCAACGGCTTCTCAGTCACTAGTTTGGATTATTGTGTAACTCCTAGATAGGAAATAAGTTCTCGGATAGTACCATAGACGCAATAGCTGCCAACCATAAACAATGAAATTACAGTAtctataaaaatcaatgaataggaaatatttgattatcAAATGATTTGTCTAACAAAGcaattcatttcttattaaaaggctataattacaaaaaaattcaatcaaaaaattactaaaatctcATTTCTcatattatagttaaatttaatatgatgaaaatggttgttacttttttaactatgcaatggatataataaaaaaaaaagtatggtaaCAACAAATCGCAAAACCAAATTAAATCTCATTTGGTATTCTGTATACTTCAGTAAAGTATACAATATTAAGTAATTCTGTGAATTACTTTGTATTGTCAACAAATATAAGCATAGAACCATCACTAACATACCACAATATTGAACCACTAAAACtacaaattaagttaaataatattttactcattCAAATATAGGTGATTCATCTTCATATTCTAATATGCAGTATATCTTAGAAGGCCTTATACCCTTAAATTAATGTACACTGTAGACTTAACATacacattttgaacatttatatacattaatatttacaaattattttaccaGGGGGTCGTGTGTTCACTGACAAGCTGAATTCACAGAGCTATTTCTCCATGTCCTCCATGGCAACTTGTGAAGCAACTCCAGAGATATGGTTTGAAAGGCTTCCTCCATACTTTGACAATGAGATACACAGACCTTAATTATTCCCTTTAATGAGTTACAGAGTGTGTTAAGGTCAGGGCTTCATGGTGGCCACTGCAATGGAGGCTGTGATGCTTACGGATCATGGACACAATCCAGTGGCCTGGAAATTGTACATTCAAGAAGCAAAGGGAACTGGAGCTTTATCTTGCTAAATCAACATGTTTTACAATACTCTTTTGCCCCGTTTGTGAATAACAATCAACTTTCGTACTCTTCAAAAACATATGGTCTGAAGAAGTATCGTGATATCATCCCAGTCTATATCATGACATGTGATGGATTTCTTTCTGACTCGCACACAAGATGACAGTTCTCTCTCCTTagtacagaaaacaaaatttctagcTTGTAAACTGCGATAAATTgcacatttataaaagaaaaacacatttacTTATAAACACAACATTTATCTATTGGATATAGTTTTTAACTGTGTTAGTTtcagtgaaataatatttgtgaGGCACTGCGTAGATGATATTAATGAGGCAATTTGCTTATGTGCatgttgatttattattcatatttattctagtgatacaattatttttgttacagtttaaaaattaaaaaaatgagtggcATTTATGACCCTAAATTAATCAAATTGTTATATGATATCTTGGGTGATAGCAATGGAGAAAATTTTGATTCTGACAAAGAAATTGAGGTGGTGCCTTTTGTACAAAAAGAAATTAGTGAATTATTCTGATTTTAATAGTGGTTCTGAAGGGGAACTAAATGATGAGAACAGGATCCAATGTACAAAAATCCGGTTATTTGTGATCGTGATTTGTATTCACCAGcgttcagaaataaaaatagttgttgCTGTAACTGAACCTTTGGTTACTGATATTAATTCTAATGATTCTACTTATAGGCCTACAAGTAATACTATTTTAATCCTCTGTTTTCCTTGGCATTTCTAACACTTCTGCTGACAATTCTATTTGTACCAAATTAGATTTAGACTTGCTTTCAATTTCATCAGCTCCTGTTACTGGCAATGTTACActctaaataacattatttttttttttatacaatagtgCCTAAGAATAATCATAATCTACACCTAGTTCTCAAGTGTAAATAATCAATACTGTGTGAAACAGTAGTATTCACTGGAAGTAAAACATCACACAGAtaagtttattttactaaaaaaaagtttttctttcaagtgatataactttttaatagatatataaatgaatttatattgaaCGAGTATGTTTCAgtgtttctaaaaatatgttatatgcaatataaataacttaatatacatataataattacaaaaatattaactgcTTGGGTCACtggtatttttttctatgtttgaaAGGAAAATTTCAACATGACAAATTATGAGAAGCCacatttatcttttgttttacatagtACAAATCTGCATGTCTTTTTCTTTCAGGTGATAAAACTCACGTaaggaaattttacaattatgagAAGTATGGATTTTGTTTTAAACCAGTCAAAATTGCCCAGTTACGATGGATCACCATGTGCCGAGTCCAGGGtacaaagttttatgtaaaatgcaaagaaaaaaatttaacattaaagaaGAGGAATAAGAGAAAAGGGTTAACAGTATGAAGAATAGAAAGTaaccataaattataatttaattaagtatcaAGTATAAAGATACCAGCATgaactgaaaattttgaatttgaataattGCAGCAAAGTCACAATGTCCCacagctattttttaaataactgtgacTAAGTTATAACAGaataccataaattaaaaaaataaaaataacaaaatttcattcagtttgcAAACACAGCTGCTATTCGTCAATTTTATGAAGAtagtcttataaataattttttataattataatttttttttctaataatttgccACTAACAGATAAGTATTGGCTGCTAGTGCaaaggtaaaattatatataacatgatAAAGCCCTTACCAACTAGTTGATGGCTAGAAAGCTAAACTGTAACATTTGTTATCCCCAAAGGGAtctttagaaataaaaagaaaaactattttcacCTCTTagggattaaattaaatatagatacaGAGAATGAAAATTTGAAACTTCACCATATTGCATTTATGGTACATttttgaagagattttttttcaccCAACCCAAAAGTAGCAAAAAAGATGCAAACAAGAAAAACTCTTGCCGACACAAGCAAGAAACTGAAATTTGTCTGTCTCTTAGAAAGGAATACGG harbors:
- the PIG-M gene encoding phosphatidylinositol glycan anchor biosynthesis class M; this encodes MISSFGFHYKIGFLLRTFMIIFSSIQDEISEVKYTDVDYKVFTDAAFYVINGDSPYKRKTYRYSPLLAYILTPNIFIHHTWGKFLFSLCDIILCIFIERLLTFDKIDKNTKLWCVFFWLYNPMTIIISTRGNADSLSSLFVLSTLLAMKSEYHLLAGFLHGMSIHFRIYPIIFSLCMYLSIPNDNKSSIRSCSMFYKKIIINLLPNRARFKLVFACVFTLILITWFYYSCYGYTFLNESFLYHIKRKDVRHNFSVFFYLQYLSSVVDIPFLQRLLIVLPQIILLSVVSFVYGSANHINFCHLLLAFIMVTYNTVLTCQYFIWFLSIVPVVIPHLKFSLKESILLVLLWVTAQIAWLLPAYLLEFKNKNTFIYIWCQGLIFFCVNIYIITRLIKNYHKVKLQTINQKTFVIKND